One part of the Strigops habroptila isolate Jane chromosome 23, bStrHab1.2.pri, whole genome shotgun sequence genome encodes these proteins:
- the LOC115618597 gene encoding exendin-3-like, translating into MQVVRWLNLCGLLLAVLIPTGWPMGTKDLDDMSRRHSYESQSAQNLASNIKRHSEGTFTSDFTRYLDKMKAKDFVHWLINTKRFSSTKRYLKEEPRSIPFPAASPLLV; encoded by the exons ATGCAGGTCGTGCGGTGGCTGAACCTCTGCGGGCTGCTGTTGGCCGTGCTGATCCCCACAGGGTGGCCGATGGGCACCAAGGACCTGGATGACATGTCCAG ACGGCACTCGTATGAGTCACAAAGTGCCCAGAACTTGGCGTCCAACATCAAGAGACACTCAGAAGGAACCTTCACCAGCGACTTCACCCGTTACCTGGACAAGATGAAGGCCAAGGACTTCGTGCACTGGCTCATCAACACCAAGCGGTTCAG CTCCACAAAGAGGTACCTGAAGGAGGAGCCCCGAAGCATCCCCTTCCCCGCTGCATCCCCACTGCTGGTGTAA
- the NPFF gene encoding pro-FMRFamide-related neuropeptide FF, which yields MDGRLLLLLLLGGALCAPRSCPGAPDPGPAPAATVPPGPPLPAAVLDAMLRSLQRPGRNLGPPVQPQRVGAQPQLSPRSWDPPAAPFWTMATPQRFGRRR from the exons ATGGACGGGcggttgctgctgctgctgctgttgggggGGGCCCTGTGCGCTCCCCGCTCCTGCCCCGGAGCCCCCgaccccggcccggccccg GCCGCCACCGTCCCACCGGGGCCGCCGCTTCCCGCCGCCGTCCTGGACGCGATGCTCCGGTCGCTGCAGCGGCCCGGCCGCAACCTGGGACCCCCCGTCCAGCCGCAGAG GGTGGGggcccagccccagctcagcccccGCAGTTGGGACCCTCCGGCCGCCCCCTTCTGGACCATGGCGACTCCGCAGCGCTTCGGCCGCCGCCGCTGA